The Halomicrobium salinisoli genome contains a region encoding:
- a CDS encoding CGCGG family rSAM-modified RiPP protein, with product MTSSAYAGREPVTRAAHDRPWAADLETEAHAADRRLTVHEAIDAVEQTRAGRHVDLVTHERHGHPSTYLYRPVRAVDRRVELSDEGRCSCGGYVTRVRVEPSQPTERDPADAPDERV from the coding sequence GTGACGTCGAGCGCGTACGCGGGCCGCGAGCCGGTCACCCGGGCGGCCCACGACCGGCCCTGGGCCGCCGACCTCGAGACGGAGGCCCACGCCGCGGACCGACGGCTGACTGTCCACGAGGCCATCGACGCCGTCGAACAGACGCGTGCCGGCCGACACGTCGACCTCGTGACGCACGAGCGCCACGGCCACCCCTCGACGTACCTCTACCGGCCGGTACGGGCCGTCGACCGCCGCGTCGAGCTCTCCGACGAGGGGCGCTGTTCGTGCGGCGGCTACGTCACGCGCGTCCGGGTCGAACCGTCGCAGCCGACCGAGCGGGACCCTGCGGACGCTCCCGACGAGCGGGTATAA
- a CDS encoding sulfurtransferase TusA family protein — protein sequence MTESAVPDEAPDVEPDMTVDNRGRGCASGIARVQRALADLPDGAVLVVQSTDRRAKREYPKLAEQTAHELLAIERERGRFLRTEYATYLEIHGE from the coding sequence ATGACTGAGAGCGCGGTCCCCGACGAGGCGCCGGACGTCGAACCCGACATGACCGTCGACAACCGCGGCCGGGGCTGCGCGAGCGGCATCGCCCGCGTCCAGCGGGCGCTCGCGGACCTCCCCGACGGCGCGGTGCTGGTCGTGCAGAGCACGGACAGGCGAGCGAAGCGGGAGTATCCGAAACTGGCCGAGCAGACCGCCCACGAACTGCTCGCCATCGAGCGCGAGCGCGGCCGGTTCCTCCGGACGGAGTACGCGACGTACCTCGAGATCCACGGCGAGTGA
- a CDS encoding tellurite resistance/C4-dicarboxylate transporter family protein, translating to MVEDDAGPVGDARGAGEATAGSKPSDAASPADALRTLDPAYFGFVMSTGIVSVAFRGLGVEAVALPLAVFTVACYVLLVTLFGVKTARFPGRVLADLRDSDRHWGTLTFVVATNTVGTALVLFFDLVAPAALLWLTAVVVTPVLLYYLFAIEVVGPRESAVRERVDGAFLLVIVCMQSLAVLGALLTDSLSAYVDEVVLLSMGYWGSGFVLYFVVVTVVTYRLLDGAVRPSDWTGPYWITMGAAAITTLAGATLGPRLSGFPAWEAYVEITLGITFLAWAIASWWIPLLLAVDVWSLLAADGDGRAPAWVTAMPWARLALGPRDGVYSSGAWGRVFPMGMYTACTVNLAGVHTFSPLGIVPAYWGWFALFVWGLTFVGMVRAAGRAVAGE from the coding sequence ATGGTCGAGGACGACGCTGGCCCGGTCGGCGACGCGAGGGGCGCCGGCGAGGCGACGGCGGGATCGAAACCGTCCGACGCGGCGAGCCCCGCCGACGCGCTCCGGACGCTCGACCCGGCGTACTTCGGTTTCGTCATGTCGACGGGCATCGTCTCCGTCGCCTTCCGGGGGCTGGGCGTCGAGGCGGTCGCCCTGCCGCTGGCGGTGTTCACGGTCGCGTGCTACGTCCTGCTGGTCACCCTCTTCGGGGTAAAGACGGCTCGTTTCCCGGGCCGCGTCCTCGCAGACCTCAGAGACAGCGACCGCCACTGGGGGACGCTGACGTTCGTCGTCGCGACGAACACCGTCGGGACGGCGCTCGTCCTCTTCTTCGACCTGGTCGCGCCGGCGGCGCTCCTCTGGCTGACCGCCGTCGTCGTCACGCCGGTCCTCCTGTACTACCTGTTCGCGATCGAGGTCGTCGGGCCGCGGGAGTCGGCCGTCCGCGAGCGCGTCGACGGCGCGTTCCTGCTGGTGATCGTCTGCATGCAGTCGCTGGCCGTCCTCGGAGCGCTACTGACCGACTCGCTGTCGGCCTACGTCGACGAGGTCGTCCTGCTGAGCATGGGCTACTGGGGGTCGGGCTTCGTCCTCTACTTCGTCGTCGTCACTGTCGTGACCTACCGCCTGCTGGACGGGGCCGTCCGCCCCAGCGACTGGACGGGCCCGTACTGGATCACGATGGGCGCCGCGGCGATCACGACGCTGGCGGGGGCCACGCTCGGCCCGCGCCTGTCGGGGTTCCCGGCGTGGGAGGCGTACGTCGAGATCACGCTCGGGATCACGTTCCTCGCGTGGGCCATCGCGTCGTGGTGGATCCCGCTGTTGCTCGCCGTGGACGTCTGGTCGCTCCTCGCCGCGGACGGCGACGGCCGCGCGCCGGCCTGGGTGACCGCGATGCCCTGGGCGCGGCTCGCCCTCGGACCGCGCGACGGCGTGTACAGCTCCGGCGCCTGGGGCCGGGTCTTCCCGATGGGGATGTACACGGCCTGTACGGTCAACCTGGCCGGCGTGCACACGTTCAGCCCGCTCGGGATCGTCCCCGCGTACTGGGGCTGGTTCGCGCTGTTCGTCTGGGGACTGACCTTCGTCGGCATGGTCCGCGCGGCCGGCCGCGCCGTCGCCGGCGAGTAG
- a CDS encoding DUF2249 domain-containing protein translates to MTTEIDLRETPKSEHRERLFDALSAADAGDEFAVVADRDVDTDLLRYQIERDRELTWDHADPDAEPREHRVVAGEALEDALPSIDVRDLKPQRRHEALLDAFDQLEPDEGFLLINDHDPKPLYHELKSMHGDVIHWEYRSRGDDGWRVEVGKTGESEADDRDVVTRFDVRDIPKQERHPTIHHRYGMLPEAGTMELIAPHEPRPLQREFRQRYGDAFEWEVLEREQGRCRVHVTKLAEGESSSADADGTASTADETDASPDDAVEVTQELDVRDLPPAQRHEQIFAAYADLDLGEGFVLVNDHDPKPLYHQFEAEAGDAFRWEYRQKEPGEFRVLIGKAEGATTDAPVGSTGGHSCGEHDAPF, encoded by the coding sequence ATGACTACCGAGATCGACCTGCGGGAGACGCCGAAGAGCGAGCACCGGGAGCGCCTGTTCGACGCGCTGTCGGCGGCCGACGCCGGCGACGAGTTCGCGGTCGTGGCCGACCGGGATGTCGACACCGACCTGCTCAGATACCAGATCGAGCGGGACCGGGAGCTGACCTGGGACCACGCCGATCCGGACGCGGAGCCCCGCGAGCACCGCGTCGTCGCCGGGGAGGCCCTCGAGGACGCCCTCCCGTCGATCGACGTGCGGGACCTGAAACCCCAGCGGCGCCACGAGGCCCTCCTCGACGCGTTCGACCAGCTCGAGCCCGACGAAGGGTTCCTGCTGATCAACGACCACGACCCCAAGCCGCTGTACCACGAACTGAAGTCAATGCACGGCGACGTGATCCACTGGGAGTACCGGAGCCGCGGCGACGACGGCTGGCGCGTCGAGGTCGGCAAGACCGGCGAGTCGGAGGCGGACGACCGGGACGTCGTCACGCGGTTCGACGTCCGCGACATCCCCAAGCAGGAGCGGCACCCGACCATCCACCACCGCTACGGGATGCTCCCCGAGGCGGGGACGATGGAGCTGATCGCTCCGCACGAGCCCCGGCCGCTCCAGCGGGAGTTCCGCCAGCGGTACGGCGACGCCTTCGAGTGGGAGGTCCTCGAGCGCGAACAGGGCCGCTGTCGCGTCCACGTAACGAAGCTCGCCGAGGGGGAGTCCTCGTCCGCCGACGCCGATGGAACGGCGTCGACCGCGGACGAGACCGACGCGTCGCCCGACGACGCCGTCGAGGTGACTCAGGAACTCGACGTCCGGGACCTCCCGCCCGCCCAGCGCCACGAGCAGATCTTCGCAGCCTACGCCGACCTCGATCTGGGCGAGGGGTTCGTGCTGGTCAACGATCACGACCCCAAGCCGCTGTACCACCAGTTCGAGGCCGAGGCCGGCGACGCCTTCCGCTGGGAGTACCGCCAGAAGGAACCCGGCGAGTTCCGCGTCCTGATCGGCAAGGCGGAGGGGGCGACGACCGACGCGCCCGTCGGCTCGACCGGCGGCCACTCCTGCGGCGAGCACGACGCCCCGTTCTGA
- a CDS encoding DUF5615 family PIN-like protein: MYRILADENVEQATINYLRKLGHDVECLDDVDELGLGATDDSIAEHARQEEQLILTQDDDFFTELDITRTAGVLYQRDQTLSAREVGDIIHELARHVDQSDVTLEYVSTNWL, encoded by the coding sequence GTGTATCGGATACTCGCCGACGAAAACGTCGAGCAAGCGACGATCAATTATCTGCGAAAGCTCGGCCACGACGTCGAGTGCCTCGACGACGTCGACGAACTCGGACTGGGGGCGACGGACGATTCAATCGCTGAGCACGCTCGACAAGAGGAGCAGCTGATTCTGACCCAGGACGACGACTTTTTCACCGAGCTAGACATCACCCGGACGGCCGGTGTTCTCTATCAACGGGATCAGACGCTATCGGCCCGCGAGGTCGGGGACATCATTCACGAACTCGCACGACACGTCGATCAATCCGATGTCACTCTCGAATACGTCAGTACGAACTGGCTGTGA
- a CDS encoding DUF433 domain-containing protein, with protein MSQVTRRIVRELHDEPHLEGRRITVQFIKAQVEDRGLEPRTVADRHDLDVADVYRALTYYHDNPDEMRSIERQRDAAADEYDHLTTDPDDVRG; from the coding sequence ATGAGCCAGGTGACGAGGAGAATCGTTCGAGAACTCCACGACGAACCGCACCTCGAAGGACGGCGAATTACCGTCCAGTTCATCAAAGCGCAGGTAGAGGACCGAGGGCTCGAGCCGCGAACCGTGGCGGACCGACACGACCTCGACGTGGCTGACGTCTATCGGGCGTTAACATACTATCACGACAACCCGGACGAAATGCGGAGCATCGAGCGGCAGAGAGATGCAGCGGCCGACGAGTACGATCACCTGACGACTGACCCGGACGACGTCCGTGGGTAA
- a CDS encoding metal-dependent transcriptional regulator produces MSESRTSTSATPRSETGEVERGAARYLFAIAVLSADGKRVSTGELREYLDVTPASASEMVARLAERGLADYESYQGVRLTDRGTAVAERVARQFCVVSTFFESEPDLEVDDRTAFDVAFALPSDGLSSLRDLVGASCLGLCPESGGEADDCHA; encoded by the coding sequence ATGTCTGAGAGCCGGACGAGCACGTCGGCGACGCCTCGGTCCGAAACTGGCGAGGTCGAACGGGGCGCCGCGCGGTACCTCTTCGCGATTGCCGTGCTGTCGGCCGACGGGAAGCGCGTCTCGACGGGAGAGCTCCGGGAGTACCTCGACGTCACGCCCGCAAGCGCTTCGGAGATGGTCGCCAGGCTCGCCGAGCGCGGGCTGGCGGACTACGAGAGCTACCAGGGCGTGCGGCTCACCGACCGCGGGACGGCGGTCGCCGAGCGCGTCGCCCGGCAGTTCTGCGTCGTCTCGACGTTCTTCGAGTCCGAACCCGACCTGGAGGTCGACGACCGGACGGCCTTCGACGTCGCCTTCGCGCTGCCGAGCGACGGCCTGTCGAGCCTCCGGGACCTCGTCGGCGCGTCGTGTCTCGGGCTGTGTCCCGAGTCCGGCGGCGAGGCCGACGACTGCCACGCCTGA
- the sufB gene encoding Fe-S cluster assembly protein SufB, with protein MSSDDEPFEGIDFEDRFESRNERRAAVTSGGGLTEETVRLISEEKGEPEWMLERRLRSLSVFRELPMPTDWPGQPDLSGIDLDEIVPYLRPDVETEDSVDSWEDLPEEIRDTFDKLGIPEAEKEALSGAGAQYESEVVYQHTKEQWEEKGVVFCDMDEAIREYEEIVKEHFMTKCVPPTDNKFAALHGAVWSGGSFVHVPEGVTVEMPLQAYFRMNSEGMGQFEHKIVIAEPGSEVHLIEGCSAPHYGSHNLHSGCVEVFVREGAHVQYSTVQNWSRNTYNLNTKRAIVEADGTMEWVSGSMGSKATMLYPASVLKGPGATDSHVTIAFAGEGQDIDTGAKVYHAAPDTHSTIESKSIAKDGGRTNYRGLVHIADGAEGSSTSVECDALMFDRESTSDTMPYLEILEDEVDVAHEATVGKIGDEDVFYLQSRGLDDDDAKQLIVAGFIEPITDELPIEYAVELNRLIELEMDGSLG; from the coding sequence ATGAGCTCAGATGACGAGCCGTTCGAGGGCATCGACTTCGAGGACCGGTTCGAATCGAGAAACGAGCGGCGCGCCGCCGTCACGTCGGGCGGGGGGCTCACCGAGGAGACCGTCCGGCTCATCTCCGAGGAGAAAGGCGAGCCCGAGTGGATGCTGGAGCGGCGACTGCGCTCGCTTTCGGTCTTCCGGGAGCTACCGATGCCGACCGACTGGCCCGGCCAGCCCGACCTCTCGGGGATCGACCTCGACGAGATCGTCCCGTACCTGCGGCCGGACGTGGAGACGGAGGACAGCGTCGACTCCTGGGAGGACCTCCCCGAGGAGATCCGGGACACCTTCGACAAGCTGGGGATCCCCGAGGCCGAGAAGGAGGCGCTGTCCGGCGCGGGCGCGCAGTACGAGTCCGAGGTCGTCTACCAGCACACCAAAGAGCAGTGGGAGGAGAAGGGCGTGGTCTTCTGCGACATGGACGAGGCGATCCGCGAGTACGAGGAGATCGTCAAGGAGCACTTTATGACGAAGTGCGTGCCGCCCACGGACAACAAGTTCGCGGCGCTGCACGGCGCCGTCTGGTCGGGCGGCTCGTTTGTCCACGTCCCCGAGGGCGTCACCGTCGAGATGCCGCTGCAGGCGTACTTCCGGATGAACTCCGAGGGGATGGGCCAGTTCGAACACAAGATCGTGATCGCCGAGCCCGGCTCGGAGGTCCACCTCATCGAGGGGTGTTCGGCACCTCACTACGGCAGCCACAACCTCCACAGCGGCTGCGTCGAGGTGTTCGTTCGCGAGGGCGCACACGTCCAGTACTCGACGGTGCAGAACTGGTCGCGGAACACGTACAACCTCAACACCAAGCGCGCAATCGTCGAGGCCGACGGCACGATGGAGTGGGTCTCCGGGTCGATGGGCTCGAAGGCCACCATGCTGTACCCGGCGTCGGTGCTGAAAGGCCCCGGCGCGACCGACAGCCACGTCACCATCGCCTTCGCCGGCGAGGGCCAGGACATCGACACCGGCGCGAAGGTGTACCACGCGGCCCCCGACACCCACTCCACGATCGAGTCGAAGTCCATCGCGAAGGACGGCGGCCGCACCAACTACCGCGGGCTCGTCCACATCGCCGACGGGGCCGAGGGGTCCTCGACGTCGGTCGAGTGCGACGCGCTGATGTTCGACAGGGAGTCGACCAGCGACACCATGCCGTACTTGGAAATTCTGGAGGACGAGGTCGACGTCGCCCACGAGGCGACCGTCGGCAAGATCGGCGACGAGGACGTCTTCTACCTCCAGTCCCGCGGCCTGGACGACGACGACGCCAAGCAGCTGATCGTCGCCGGCTTCATCGAACCGATCACCGACGAGCTACCCATCGAGTACGCCGTGGAGCTGAATCGATTGATCGAACTGGAGATGGACGGCAGCCTTGGATGA
- a CDS encoding trans-sulfuration enzyme family protein produces MSDRDYHPETVATRFDPSDVGATGAGDVVSPIHLTTTHEMDSPGETDHGYKYARFGNPTRDALEDRLAKLCGAERATACASGTAAMAATALSVVEAGDRVVAADGVYGGTRLLFEELLVDTLGATVEYVDATDTDAVAAAVTDETALVWTESPTNPLLRLCDLAAVGEVAADAGATYVVDNTFATPAVQRPLELGADAVVHSMTKYLNGHSDATGGVVVTDDEALADAVAHTQAYNLGGTLAPFDAYLTLRGLRTFPLRMERHEANATEIARYLEGHSAVERVAYPGLESHPQHDLAREQMDGFGAIVSFELDATAAETRAVLEELDVFTLAVSLGGTESLVDHPATMSASYLSESEREAAGIPDSLVRVPVGVEHVDDLIADLDGALDHL; encoded by the coding sequence ATGAGCGATCGGGACTACCACCCCGAGACCGTCGCGACCCGCTTCGACCCGAGCGACGTCGGCGCCACCGGCGCGGGCGACGTCGTCTCGCCGATCCACCTCACCACGACCCACGAGATGGACAGCCCCGGCGAGACTGACCACGGGTACAAGTACGCCCGCTTCGGGAACCCGACGCGCGACGCCCTGGAGGACCGACTCGCGAAGCTCTGCGGCGCCGAGCGGGCGACCGCCTGTGCCTCCGGGACCGCTGCGATGGCCGCGACCGCCCTGTCGGTCGTCGAGGCGGGCGACCGCGTCGTCGCCGCCGACGGCGTCTACGGCGGCACGCGGCTGCTGTTCGAGGAGTTGCTCGTCGACACGCTGGGCGCCACCGTCGAGTACGTCGATGCGACTGACACCGACGCGGTCGCGGCAGCTGTCACCGACGAGACGGCGCTGGTGTGGACGGAGTCGCCGACGAACCCGCTGCTGCGGCTCTGTGACCTCGCCGCCGTGGGCGAGGTGGCGGCCGACGCCGGCGCGACCTACGTCGTCGACAACACCTTCGCGACGCCGGCCGTCCAGCGGCCGCTGGAGCTGGGCGCCGACGCAGTCGTCCACAGCATGACGAAGTACCTCAACGGCCACAGCGACGCGACCGGCGGGGTCGTCGTCACCGACGACGAGGCCCTCGCCGACGCGGTGGCCCACACCCAGGCCTACAACCTCGGCGGGACCCTCGCCCCGTTCGACGCCTACCTGACGCTGCGGGGGCTGCGGACGTTCCCCCTGCGGATGGAGCGCCACGAGGCCAACGCGACGGAGATTGCGCGGTACCTCGAAGGTCACTCCGCGGTCGAGCGGGTCGCCTACCCCGGACTGGAATCGCACCCCCAGCACGACCTCGCCCGCGAGCAGATGGACGGCTTCGGCGCCATCGTCTCCTTCGAACTGGACGCGACGGCCGCCGAGACGCGGGCCGTCCTCGAGGAACTGGACGTGTTCACGCTGGCGGTCAGCCTCGGCGGGACGGAGTCGCTGGTCGACCACCCCGCCACGATGTCCGCCTCCTACCTCTCCGAGTCGGAGCGAGAAGCGGCCGGCATCCCGGACTCGCTGGTCCGCGTCCCCGTCGGCGTCGAGCACGTCGACGACCTGATCGCGGACCTCGACGGCGCGCTCGACCACCTCTGA
- a CDS encoding redoxin domain-containing protein: protein MSDIETGDTAPTFTATLGTSDHESFDLEEHLGDGPVLLAVFPGAFTPPCTNEMVALQERRDEFEDAGATLLGVSADSAFSQGAFREEHGIEFDLVSDMDRNAIEQYGLEMDIPDLGLHDIANRAVFVLAEDGTVAYRWIADDPTNEPDYDELLDAVEDA, encoded by the coding sequence ATGTCCGACATCGAAACGGGCGACACCGCACCGACGTTCACCGCGACCCTCGGGACGAGCGACCACGAGTCGTTCGACCTCGAGGAGCACCTCGGCGACGGACCGGTCCTGCTCGCGGTCTTCCCCGGCGCGTTCACGCCGCCGTGCACCAACGAGATGGTCGCGCTCCAGGAGCGCCGCGACGAGTTCGAGGACGCCGGCGCGACGCTCCTCGGCGTGAGCGCGGACTCGGCGTTCTCCCAGGGGGCGTTCCGGGAGGAACACGGCATCGAGTTCGACCTCGTCAGCGACATGGACCGCAACGCGATCGAGCAGTACGGCCTCGAGATGGACATCCCGGACCTCGGCCTGCACGACATCGCGAACCGCGCGGTGTTCGTCCTCGCGGAGGACGGGACCGTCGCGTACCGCTGGATCGCCGACGACCCGACGAACGAGCCCGACTACGACGAGCTGCTGGACGCGGTCGAGGACGCGTAG
- a CDS encoding helix-turn-helix domain-containing protein, translating to MPYAELTITVPDSVWISEVSRAYPETTFRVLAATANTATGVARIEIAGDESAAVCEEIRAYDAVTDLTVLEADEGAHRVQVETTVPLLLSSLQDSGVPIEMPIEVRDAELRLELTVPSETLSALGETLDQLGIAYTVERIQQDVESDPLLTDRQRWVLEEAIDRGYYDTPRRTTLVDLADDLDVAKSTCSEILHRAEERVLKHYLADERSAPIEATATSD from the coding sequence ATGCCCTACGCAGAACTCACCATCACCGTTCCCGACTCCGTCTGGATCAGCGAGGTGTCCCGCGCGTACCCGGAGACGACGTTCCGCGTCCTGGCGGCCACCGCGAACACCGCGACCGGCGTCGCCAGGATCGAGATCGCGGGCGACGAGTCCGCGGCGGTCTGCGAGGAGATCCGGGCCTACGACGCGGTGACGGACCTGACGGTCCTCGAGGCCGACGAGGGGGCGCATCGGGTGCAGGTCGAGACGACCGTACCGCTCCTCCTGAGCTCGCTGCAGGACTCCGGCGTCCCGATCGAGATGCCCATCGAGGTCCGCGACGCCGAACTGCGTCTCGAGCTGACGGTCCCCAGCGAGACGCTCTCCGCGCTCGGGGAGACGCTCGACCAGCTCGGCATCGCCTACACGGTCGAGCGGATCCAGCAGGACGTGGAGTCGGATCCGCTGCTGACCGACCGCCAGCGGTGGGTCCTCGAGGAGGCGATCGACCGCGGTTACTACGACACGCCGCGGCGGACGACGCTCGTCGACCTCGCGGACGACCTCGACGTCGCCAAGTCCACCTGCAGCGAGATCCTCCACCGCGCGGAGGAACGGGTCCTGAAGCACTACCTGGCCGACGAGCGGTCCGCGCCGATCGAGGCGACGGCGACCTCCGACTGA
- the ric gene encoding iron-sulfur cluster repair di-iron protein, producing the protein MTETTIDPERRLGDLVTDDPSLARTLESLGLDYCCGGDQTLAAACADAGLDVDEVRARLADARRDDDQPDELDWESLSDLIDHVVETHHEPLREELPQLEDLVWTVRNAHEENHPELREVELEFTALAEEMQSHTREEEEDLFPVVEKLDEGRPLDESERETLRAELRDLETDHEETADHLERIAELTDDYAVPDDACPSYRSMLDRLEALERDTHMHVHKENNVLFAEVERRIGASA; encoded by the coding sequence ATGACCGAGACGACTATCGACCCCGAGCGGCGACTCGGGGACCTGGTCACCGACGACCCGTCGCTGGCTCGCACGCTGGAGTCCCTCGGCCTCGACTACTGTTGCGGCGGAGACCAGACGCTCGCCGCGGCCTGCGCCGACGCGGGCCTCGACGTCGACGAGGTCCGAGCGCGGCTGGCGGACGCGCGACGGGACGACGACCAACCGGACGAACTCGACTGGGAGTCGCTCTCCGACCTGATCGACCACGTCGTCGAAACGCACCACGAACCCCTCCGGGAGGAGCTCCCGCAACTGGAAGACCTCGTCTGGACGGTCCGCAACGCCCACGAGGAGAACCACCCGGAGCTGCGCGAGGTGGAACTGGAGTTCACGGCGCTCGCGGAAGAGATGCAGTCCCACACGCGGGAAGAGGAGGAGGACCTCTTCCCCGTCGTCGAGAAGCTCGACGAGGGGCGGCCGCTCGACGAGTCCGAACGGGAGACCCTCCGCGCGGAGCTTCGCGACCTCGAGACCGACCACGAGGAGACCGCCGACCACCTCGAACGGATCGCGGAGTTGACCGACGACTACGCGGTACCGGACGACGCGTGCCCGAGCTATCGGAGCATGCTCGACCGGCTCGAAGCGCTCGAACGGGACACGCACATGCACGTCCACAAGGAGAACAACGTCCTCTTCGCCGAGGTCGAACGGCGCATCGGGGCGTCCGCCTGA
- a CDS encoding putative zinc-binding protein, which translates to MTDDYEDLPLVYSCSGCSSAAQMANDLAVRLDREREAEMSCIAGVGGGVPPLVNTATSGRPMLVIDGCPLECARKSLEGHDVTPDRHVNLAKRGVPKEYHTDYDDEQAEDLYEDLLGEIEELAPTA; encoded by the coding sequence ATGACCGACGACTACGAGGACCTGCCGCTCGTGTACTCCTGTTCCGGCTGTTCGAGCGCCGCGCAGATGGCCAACGACCTCGCCGTGCGGCTGGACCGCGAGCGGGAAGCCGAGATGTCCTGTATCGCCGGCGTCGGCGGCGGCGTCCCGCCGCTGGTGAACACCGCGACGTCGGGGCGGCCGATGCTCGTCATCGACGGCTGTCCGCTCGAGTGCGCCCGGAAGAGCCTCGAAGGCCACGACGTGACGCCGGACCGGCACGTCAACCTGGCGAAGCGCGGCGTCCCGAAGGAGTACCACACCGACTACGACGACGAGCAGGCCGAGGACCTCTACGAGGACCTCCTCGGGGAGATCGAGGAGCTGGCGCCGACCGCCTGA
- a CDS encoding DUF7522 family protein, with translation MSSTHLSDEHEDELISAARTAVGDELRSIAYFTEDAVDQIYLREDLEQGADLVGFAENERLGFRSQQAYTDTELGDYQFTIRIFDHGYLTRVIAGDHGVWITTDEMAIDRFEELASALGALLREL, from the coding sequence GTGTCCAGCACCCACCTCTCCGACGAACACGAGGACGAACTGATCAGCGCGGCCCGCACCGCGGTCGGCGACGAACTGCGCAGCATCGCCTACTTCACCGAGGACGCGGTCGACCAGATCTACCTGCGGGAGGACCTGGAGCAGGGCGCCGACCTCGTGGGGTTCGCCGAGAACGAGCGGCTCGGCTTCCGATCCCAGCAGGCCTACACCGACACCGAACTGGGCGACTACCAGTTCACCATCCGCATCTTCGACCACGGGTACCTGACCCGGGTCATCGCCGGCGACCACGGCGTCTGGATCACGACCGACGAGATGGCCATCGACCGCTTCGAGGAACTCGCCAGCGCGCTCGGCGCTCTCCTCCGGGAGCTCTGA
- a CDS encoding rubrerythrin-like domain-containing protein yields MPHGQDVERKNDPTSPSKYECLQCGDITEANSHPGACECGGEYQNRAKSLE; encoded by the coding sequence ATGCCCCACGGCCAAGACGTCGAACGGAAGAACGACCCAACGTCCCCGTCGAAGTACGAGTGCCTGCAGTGTGGCGACATCACCGAGGCGAACTCCCACCCCGGCGCCTGCGAGTGCGGCGGCGAGTACCAGAACCGGGCGAAGTCCCTCGAGTAG